A single window of Armatimonadota bacterium DNA harbors:
- a CDS encoding HD domain-containing protein, with translation IDAHFPQGAGHSRRVADIAAAIARRMRLSDAEVEAVELGALLHDVGMIGVDVGETRVRDPEYAVRRHVVLGADVAGELRRKDVQEIVLHHHERFDGTGYPRGLGGDRIPLGARIVAVAEAYDTLLSGGSDRRDPMSPAAAVREIQAGSGTAFDPAVVRAFMSLVDESGRVVTDRVADSG, from the coding sequence ATCGACGCGCACTTCCCCCAGGGAGCCGGTCATTCTCGCCGGGTGGCCGATATCGCTGCCGCGATCGCCAGGAGGATGCGCCTGTCTGACGCCGAGGTCGAGGCCGTCGAACTCGGCGCGCTGCTGCATGATGTGGGCATGATTGGGGTGGACGTCGGGGAAACGAGGGTGCGCGATCCTGAGTACGCTGTCCGCCGCCACGTCGTGCTCGGGGCCGATGTGGCCGGCGAACTTCGCCGCAAGGATGTTCAGGAGATCGTGCTCCACCACCACGAGCGCTTTGACGGCACGGGTTACCCCCGGGGGCTCGGCGGGGACCGGATCCCTCTAGGCGCGCGGATTGTGGCCGTGGCCGAAGCCTATGACACACTGCTCTCGGGAGGGTCGGACCGCCGGGACCCGATGTCCCCGGCGGCGGCCGTGCGGGAGATTCAGGCCGGCTCGGGGACCGCCTTCGACCCGGCCGTGGTGAGAGCCTTTATGTCTCTCGTGGACGAATCGGGCCGCGTGGTGACAGACCGTGTGGCCGATAGTGGTTAG
- a CDS encoding HD-GYP domain-containing protein, with product MAAPAGALAVLLRQGGHVGDLVLVGLVVPAAWLRITLEPAGHMTLAPVVVAASLAVGSWATPLLVAPLAAALAGAIARERPREVLLAAGEEAFAAACGVVAVAAATAASAPWTAPWVMGLAGGVLAYVAARVGVTALSARMFDRVALGTFLRNAGRTILLNYALLSAAGVGLSYLVFRDGRVGYFALALLVVALVEAYHPYKLLSDQREALYASLSLVARAIDLKDVYTGRHSRDAAEIAVRIARVMGLPETEVRKIRFAGILHDIGKVGVDREIIRKPSTLTAEEMAVMRTHPVIGAKILDSIELLAEAAEIVRHHHEHYDGSGYPDGLKGEEIPIGSRIVLVADAFNAMTTHRPYRRALAPWEAVRILEENAGTQFDPAVVRALKSVLQTS from the coding sequence GTGGCGGCTCCCGCGGGCGCACTGGCGGTGCTTCTCCGCCAGGGCGGCCACGTCGGCGACCTTGTCCTGGTGGGACTGGTCGTTCCGGCCGCCTGGCTGCGCATCACGTTGGAGCCGGCAGGGCACATGACACTGGCTCCGGTGGTGGTGGCGGCGTCCCTGGCAGTAGGCTCATGGGCCACCCCCCTGCTGGTGGCCCCCCTGGCGGCCGCTCTGGCGGGGGCGATCGCGCGGGAGCGCCCGAGGGAAGTGCTCCTGGCGGCCGGCGAGGAGGCCTTCGCGGCGGCGTGTGGTGTGGTCGCCGTCGCCGCGGCGACCGCTGCCAGCGCACCCTGGACGGCGCCGTGGGTGATGGGGCTGGCAGGCGGCGTGCTGGCCTATGTCGCCGCCCGGGTAGGCGTGACGGCGCTGTCCGCGCGGATGTTCGACAGGGTGGCCCTGGGCACGTTTCTGCGCAACGCGGGCCGCACGATCCTGCTGAACTATGCGCTTCTGTCGGCAGCCGGCGTGGGGTTAAGCTATCTGGTCTTCCGGGACGGCCGTGTCGGCTACTTCGCCCTGGCTCTGCTGGTGGTGGCCCTGGTGGAAGCCTATCACCCTTACAAACTGCTCAGCGACCAGCGGGAGGCTCTGTACGCCAGCCTCTCCCTGGTGGCCCGGGCCATCGACCTCAAGGACGTGTACACCGGCCGCCATTCCCGGGACGCGGCGGAGATTGCGGTGCGCATCGCCCGGGTCATGGGCCTGCCCGAGACCGAGGTGCGCAAGATCCGGTTTGCGGGCATTCTGCACGACATCGGCAAGGTAGGGGTGGACCGCGAGATCATCCGTAAGCCGTCGACGCTGACTGCCGAGGAGATGGCGGTCATGCGCACCCACCCGGTGATCGGCGCGAAAATCCTGGACTCCATCGAGTTGCTGGCCGAGGCGGCCGAGATCGTCCGTCACCACCACGAGCACTACGACGGGTCCGGCTATCCGGATGGCCTGAAAGGGGAGGAGATTCCCATCGGCTCCCGCATTGTGCTGGTGGCCGACGCCTTCAACGCCATGACCACCCACCGTCCCTATCGCCGGGCCCTGGCGCCGTGGGAGGCAGTGCGAATTCTTGAGGAGAACGCCGGTACCCAGTTCGATCCCGCTGTGGTCCGCGCTTTGAAGTCGGTCCTGCAGACGTCCTGA
- a CDS encoding AAA family ATPase produces the protein MSAVRVQLLGRLSVTVGAVPLSGLTGKAAEALACLVLAGTEVSREKLAGILWPDTDEGRARRNLSTVLWRLRARLQSAGGLRLHARPQAVSVRADQVEVDVAQFTGLLERARSQPPADRYATLQAAEGLYRGDLLEDVTADWLEDDRRHLRELYQQTLRELVRLSIETEATDRGIAYARKLLRLDPLDEEAHQNLMILYHLAGDLGAALAQFTRLRRILREELGQDPSAQTVALWRYLRSRAIDEAPGQGGGPSSPVLSRLPDAPLVGRQAELAALLDLIEGCRRGAGVAVVVPGEAGIGKTRLVEALVVEAQLRGFDVLVGRCPYLQEPPPYQVFVQALWPRLVRLGGDRRDVPGALTALLQTLLPGVFPGDVGAPDPARYSGAIVAEAVLSLFATPYADRPTVVILEDAHRIDKASLTLLAALLDRLRQLRVAVLVTVRVGEPGADDVVRLVASAGGALLALAPLTREATGALVRQVLRTRHLPESLVSYIWDRTGGVPLFTLEFLNLLRAEGVVSRDALGRWAWVPRLQGSTDVRLPGRVQEVVRRRLLMLEPETRDLLHAAAVLGSEVSREHLQEITGLDDERLMELADRLRSARVVDEVPGGWRFVHESIRLVALEMLAPSRRRTLHSRAASLVERVRPWNTEALAWHAREAGDRDQAVRYAELSGDKARSVHANADAARWYSRALDLLPAVSADATLLRRRVGLLLKRQAVLDLLGERDAQGADIDALTAAAGTLRDRRLLAEALRLRAGLLLRLNRNEQALEAARQATQISRSLRDLCGVARAAEVSGLAYINMRRYDLARSTMLRTLAAYRRARDRAGEARSLMHVATVMAFHNENRRALAYLDRAAAVLETLGDRQSQASVYLLKGILYRFLGRLQLSETLLTRGVEALRQIGDRVGEARGLSQLAITRAVGGDLRRAILESETALRTARECKDVRAQIMLLNNAAYGVYRVVGAFTRARRYIRTALQLVRETAEAENQSVYHDTMAGILLDQGRPREALAWARRAEALNAATRRPTWVGFDIQHRLGAIYLALGQYRDAERHLQKAARAVTRSDEVASLAAVQAALARARLGQGKVADALALVHRLSRLLRRVDGLERVQQIHWTRYQVYRAAGLDRAAGAALQQASLALWAQALTLKGPLRRRFLRLATSREILAECARRGVPGADAADIIPSAGLPTPATTALDVAGPGGIDRRRLLAALMRTGGMTRRDAAALLGVSERTIRNDLAGLAIQASDESGRATARFPSPAGSVRPARESRGTVGVPDEGSGSPGHPDASVRGS, from the coding sequence ATGTCCGCGGTCCGCGTGCAGTTGTTGGGGCGGCTGTCCGTCACGGTGGGGGCGGTGCCGCTGAGCGGCCTCACCGGCAAGGCGGCGGAGGCGCTGGCCTGCCTGGTCCTGGCGGGTACGGAGGTCAGTCGGGAGAAGCTGGCCGGGATCCTGTGGCCGGACACCGACGAAGGTCGGGCGCGGCGGAACCTGAGCACGGTGCTGTGGAGGTTGAGGGCGCGCCTGCAGTCGGCGGGCGGTCTCAGGCTCCACGCGCGGCCGCAGGCCGTGTCCGTGCGGGCCGATCAGGTGGAGGTGGACGTGGCCCAGTTCACCGGCCTCCTGGAGCGGGCCCGCAGTCAGCCGCCAGCCGACCGCTACGCCACACTGCAGGCGGCTGAAGGTCTGTACCGCGGCGACCTCCTGGAAGACGTGACCGCCGACTGGCTCGAGGACGACCGCCGACACCTGCGGGAGCTCTACCAGCAGACGCTGCGGGAGCTGGTGCGTCTGTCCATCGAGACTGAGGCCACAGACCGCGGCATCGCCTACGCCCGAAAACTCCTCCGTCTGGACCCCCTGGACGAAGAGGCCCATCAGAACCTGATGATTCTTTACCACCTGGCCGGCGACCTGGGGGCGGCTCTGGCGCAGTTCACCCGGCTCCGCCGGATCCTGAGGGAAGAACTGGGACAGGATCCCTCGGCCCAGACCGTGGCCCTGTGGCGGTACCTGCGGTCTCGCGCCATCGACGAAGCCCCGGGGCAGGGCGGTGGTCCCTCCAGCCCCGTGTTGAGCCGGCTGCCGGACGCGCCGCTGGTGGGTCGCCAGGCGGAGCTGGCCGCACTGCTGGACCTCATCGAGGGATGCCGCCGGGGCGCAGGAGTGGCCGTGGTGGTCCCGGGCGAGGCGGGAATTGGCAAGACCCGACTGGTCGAGGCGCTGGTCGTTGAGGCGCAGCTGCGCGGATTCGACGTGCTGGTGGGACGGTGCCCCTATCTGCAGGAGCCGCCCCCGTATCAGGTGTTTGTGCAGGCCCTGTGGCCCCGCCTGGTGCGCCTCGGTGGGGACCGCCGCGACGTTCCGGGAGCGCTGACGGCTCTCTTGCAGACCCTTCTTCCGGGCGTGTTCCCCGGCGACGTCGGCGCGCCGGATCCGGCGCGGTACAGCGGCGCGATCGTCGCTGAAGCTGTCCTCAGCCTGTTCGCCACGCCCTACGCCGATCGTCCCACGGTGGTGATTCTGGAGGACGCGCACCGGATTGATAAAGCCAGCCTCACCCTGCTGGCCGCATTGCTGGACCGCCTCCGGCAGCTGCGGGTGGCCGTGCTCGTGACCGTTCGCGTCGGAGAACCCGGGGCGGATGATGTCGTCCGGCTCGTGGCGTCGGCAGGGGGGGCACTCCTGGCGCTTGCGCCTCTGACCCGGGAGGCTACGGGTGCGCTGGTGCGGCAGGTCCTCCGAACCCGGCATCTGCCGGAATCCCTGGTGTCCTACATCTGGGACAGAACCGGTGGTGTTCCGCTGTTTACCCTGGAGTTTCTGAACCTGCTGCGGGCGGAAGGAGTCGTCTCCCGGGACGCCCTGGGCCGGTGGGCCTGGGTCCCGCGCCTTCAGGGGTCGACCGATGTCCGCCTGCCGGGCCGGGTGCAGGAGGTTGTGCGTCGCCGGCTGCTGATGCTCGAGCCCGAAACGCGGGATCTCCTGCACGCGGCCGCCGTCCTGGGCAGCGAAGTGTCCCGGGAGCACCTCCAGGAAATCACCGGACTGGACGACGAGCGCCTGATGGAGCTGGCCGACCGGCTGCGGTCGGCACGGGTGGTGGACGAGGTCCCGGGTGGGTGGCGGTTTGTGCACGAGAGCATCCGCCTGGTGGCCCTGGAGATGCTGGCCCCGTCCCGGCGACGCACCCTGCACAGCCGGGCGGCCTCTCTGGTGGAGCGGGTCCGCCCCTGGAACACCGAAGCTCTGGCCTGGCACGCCCGCGAGGCGGGAGACCGGGACCAGGCGGTGCGCTATGCGGAGCTGTCCGGGGACAAGGCCCGGAGTGTGCACGCCAATGCCGACGCCGCCCGGTGGTACTCCCGGGCCCTGGACCTGCTCCCGGCCGTTTCCGCCGACGCCACCCTCCTGCGGCGCAGGGTGGGCCTTCTGCTCAAGCGCCAGGCTGTCCTCGATCTGCTCGGGGAGCGCGATGCCCAGGGGGCGGACATCGACGCCCTCACCGCGGCCGCCGGGACGTTGCGGGACCGCCGCCTGCTGGCTGAAGCCCTCCGGCTGCGGGCCGGCCTGCTCCTGCGGTTGAACCGCAACGAGCAGGCGCTGGAGGCCGCCCGGCAGGCCACCCAGATCTCCCGGAGCCTGCGAGACCTCTGCGGGGTGGCCCGGGCCGCCGAGGTCAGCGGCCTGGCCTACATCAATATGCGCCGCTATGACCTGGCGCGGTCCACCATGCTGCGCACGCTGGCGGCCTACCGGAGGGCCCGGGACCGGGCGGGGGAAGCGCGCAGTCTGATGCACGTGGCCACGGTCATGGCCTTCCACAACGAGAACAGGCGTGCGCTGGCCTACCTCGACCGCGCCGCGGCGGTGCTCGAGACGCTCGGCGACAGGCAGTCCCAGGCCTCGGTCTACCTGTTGAAGGGCATTCTGTACCGGTTCCTGGGGCGACTGCAGCTGTCAGAGACCCTGCTGACGCGCGGAGTCGAGGCGTTGAGGCAGATCGGCGACCGGGTGGGCGAGGCGCGCGGCCTCAGCCAGCTGGCCATCACCCGCGCTGTCGGGGGGGATCTGCGCCGGGCAATCCTCGAAAGTGAGACCGCTCTGCGGACCGCCCGCGAGTGCAAGGACGTCCGGGCCCAGATCATGCTTCTCAACAACGCGGCCTACGGCGTGTACCGTGTCGTCGGGGCCTTCACCCGAGCCCGCCGCTACATCCGGACGGCTCTGCAGCTGGTGAGGGAAACGGCGGAAGCGGAAAACCAATCTGTCTACCACGACACGATGGCCGGGATCCTCCTGGATCAGGGACGGCCGCGGGAGGCCCTGGCCTGGGCCCGGCGGGCGGAGGCGCTGAATGCGGCGACGCGCAGGCCTACCTGGGTCGGCTTTGACATCCAGCACCGCCTGGGGGCCATCTACCTCGCTCTGGGGCAGTACCGGGACGCCGAGCGGCACCTGCAGAAGGCGGCGCGGGCCGTCACCCGCAGCGATGAGGTGGCCTCCCTGGCGGCAGTCCAGGCCGCGCTGGCCCGGGCGCGCCTGGGCCAGGGGAAAGTGGCGGATGCCCTCGCCCTCGTCCACCGCCTGTCTCGACTCTTGCGCAGGGTGGACGGCCTGGAGCGCGTCCAGCAGATCCACTGGACGCGCTATCAGGTCTACCGGGCGGCGGGGCTCGACCGCGCCGCGGGGGCCGCTCTGCAGCAGGCCAGCCTGGCGCTGTGGGCGCAGGCGCTGACCCTGAAGGGGCCGCTGCGCCGGCGGTTCCTGCGTCTGGCCACGTCCCGGGAGATCCTCGCGGAGTGTGCACGCCGGGGCGTGCCCGGCGCCGACGCGGCCGACATCATCCCCTCGGCCGGTCTTCCGACTCCTGCGACCACCGCGTTAGACGTGGCCGGTCCCGGCGGGATAGACAGGCGCCGCCTGCTGGCGGCCCTCATGCGGACAGGGGGGATGACGCGCCGGGACGCAGCCGCGCTGCTGGGGGTCTCCGAGCGCACCATCCGCAACGACCTAGCCGGTCTCGCGATTCAGGCGTCGGATGAGTCGGGGCGGGCTACGGCGCGTTTCCCGTCTCCGGCGGGGTCTGTGAGACCGGCGAGAGAGAGCCGTGGTACGGTCGGGGTGCCCGATGAGGGTTCCGGATCCCCCGGGCACCCAGATGCGTCGGTCCGGGGCTCTTAG
- a CDS encoding ATP-binding protein: MARVRAERAFWRYRLHSTVLDSIGAVILQSRVCEQAVQSGAPDSVVEVRRLQGMLADLEALLRALAASRPTGRALRLSEEIRRLVDQFRRAHPAISVEVTLQESPGRVPHRVLAAATVVLHEALLNAARHAGPCRVQVVLAGIPGGVLLRIRDDGCGFDVRTQPHLSDPSSGRLGLRLMHEHATMAGGRVEVSSAPGRGTQVTLYCPLPAAARRDATRPSPMA, from the coding sequence ATGGCAAGGGTCCGGGCAGAACGTGCGTTCTGGAGGTACCGGCTGCACTCGACGGTCCTGGACTCCATCGGGGCGGTCATTCTCCAGTCGCGGGTGTGCGAGCAGGCGGTGCAGTCCGGCGCGCCGGACTCGGTGGTGGAGGTCCGCCGGCTCCAGGGGATGCTGGCGGACCTGGAGGCCCTGCTGCGGGCGCTGGCTGCCTCCCGCCCGACGGGCCGGGCTCTGCGTCTGAGCGAGGAGATCCGCCGGCTGGTGGACCAATTCCGCCGCGCCCACCCCGCCATCTCCGTCGAGGTCACCCTCCAGGAATCGCCCGGACGGGTTCCCCACCGGGTGCTGGCGGCCGCCACGGTGGTGCTCCACGAGGCGCTGCTGAACGCTGCCCGCCACGCCGGGCCGTGCCGGGTCCAGGTCGTCCTGGCGGGTATTCCCGGGGGAGTGCTCCTGCGGATCCGGGACGACGGCTGTGGATTTGACGTCCGCACCCAGCCCCATCTCTCTGACCCTTCCTCCGGTCGCCTGGGACTAAGGCTGATGCACGAGCATGCCACGATGGCCGGCGGACGGGTGGAGGTCAGTTCCGCCCCCGGCCGCGGAACCCAGGTCACGCTGTACTGTCCGCTGCCCGCCGCCGCGCGCCGCGACGCCACCCGACCCTCCCCGATGGCCTAG
- a CDS encoding heme o synthase, producing the protein MRPAVVRLLVANLIATFTLIVLGGVVRATGAGLACPDWPLCHGRLIPPLEPLVLVEWSHRLVASLVGVLTLAAVVVVWRDPSSRAVLGRPAVLAVLLLAVQVVLGGLTVRLLLSAWLVVAHLGAAMAFFAVLVVLAVTAFTLGPAAPPRDRFRWLAVATAVVAYGLVLAGGYVSATGAGLACPDWPLCYGQLLPALRGRVGPHLLHRFSAVVAGAMIVATAWVASRTQGRRPALQATSAVAVGLFVLQVLLGALNIEYELADAVTVSHLATAAALLGTLVALAVLAFRLPEGEVLPATARTRPPARTRAQRVLDYVALTKPRIVVLLLVTALASMLIATPGRVSPWLVLLTLAGGALSAGAANALNQVLDRDIDALMSRTRSRPIPAGRVIPAYAVAFAVLLGAGAFVELAVLVNLPAAVLALAALLFYVGVYTVWLKRRTPHNIVIGGAAGAVPPLVGWAAAAGRIDLPAVLLFLIVFLWTPPHFWALALWRRDDYARAGVPMLPVVAGETSTHRQILAYTVLLVVCSLLLWALGYLGPLYALTALGLGGGFVALAARLVREKSTPAAVRVFGYSVVYLALLFAAMVADRFLTA; encoded by the coding sequence ATGCGTCCTGCGGTTGTCCGCCTGCTTGTGGCGAATCTCATCGCCACCTTTACGCTCATCGTCCTGGGAGGTGTGGTCCGCGCCACCGGGGCCGGGCTGGCCTGCCCCGACTGGCCGCTGTGCCACGGCAGGCTCATCCCGCCCCTGGAGCCGCTGGTGCTGGTGGAGTGGTCTCACCGGCTGGTGGCCTCGCTGGTCGGCGTCCTGACCCTGGCGGCGGTGGTGGTCGTGTGGCGTGACCCGTCCTCCCGGGCCGTCCTGGGCCGTCCTGCGGTGCTGGCCGTGCTCCTGCTGGCCGTCCAGGTCGTCCTCGGAGGCCTGACGGTGCGTCTGTTGCTGTCGGCCTGGCTGGTGGTCGCCCACCTGGGGGCGGCCATGGCCTTCTTCGCCGTGCTGGTGGTCCTGGCCGTCACGGCCTTCACCCTCGGGCCGGCGGCGCCGCCGCGGGATCGCTTCCGCTGGCTGGCGGTGGCGACGGCGGTGGTCGCCTACGGACTGGTCCTGGCCGGAGGATACGTCAGCGCCACCGGGGCCGGGCTGGCCTGCCCCGACTGGCCGCTGTGCTACGGCCAGCTTCTGCCGGCGCTGCGCGGTCGGGTGGGACCGCACCTGCTCCACCGGTTCAGCGCCGTGGTGGCCGGGGCGATGATCGTCGCCACCGCCTGGGTCGCCTCCCGCACCCAGGGCCGCCGTCCGGCGCTGCAGGCGACGTCGGCGGTGGCGGTGGGCTTGTTTGTGTTGCAGGTCCTGCTGGGGGCACTGAACATCGAGTATGAGCTCGCCGACGCCGTGACCGTCAGCCACCTGGCCACGGCGGCCGCCCTGCTGGGTACGCTGGTGGCTCTGGCCGTGCTGGCCTTCCGCCTGCCCGAAGGCGAGGTCCTCCCGGCAACCGCCAGGACCCGTCCCCCGGCGCGGACGCGGGCGCAGCGGGTGCTGGACTACGTGGCGCTGACCAAGCCGCGGATCGTGGTCCTGCTACTGGTGACCGCCCTGGCGTCCATGCTGATTGCCACCCCGGGACGGGTCTCTCCCTGGCTGGTCCTGCTGACCCTGGCCGGCGGCGCGCTGTCTGCGGGGGCCGCCAACGCCCTCAATCAGGTACTGGACAGGGACATCGACGCGCTGATGTCCCGCACCCGCAGCCGACCCATCCCTGCCGGCCGCGTGATCCCGGCCTATGCGGTGGCGTTCGCCGTCCTGCTGGGGGCGGGCGCTTTCGTGGAGCTGGCGGTGCTGGTCAACCTGCCGGCGGCGGTCCTGGCGCTGGCCGCCTTGCTGTTCTACGTCGGCGTGTACACCGTGTGGCTGAAGCGGCGGACGCCCCACAACATCGTCATCGGCGGCGCCGCCGGCGCGGTGCCGCCGCTGGTGGGGTGGGCCGCGGCCGCCGGACGGATTGACCTGCCGGCGGTGCTGCTGTTCCTGATCGTCTTCCTGTGGACGCCGCCGCACTTCTGGGCGCTGGCGCTGTGGAGGCGGGACGACTATGCCCGGGCCGGGGTGCCGATGCTGCCGGTGGTGGCCGGAGAAACGTCCACGCACCGCCAGATCCTGGCGTACACGGTGCTGCTGGTCGTCTGCAGCCTGTTGCTGTGGGCGCTGGGATACCTGGGGCCGCTGTACGCGCTGACCGCCCTGGGCCTGGGCGGGGGATTCGTGGCCCTGGCGGCGCGCCTGGTGCGCGAGAAGTCCACGCCGGCGGCGGTGCGGGTATTCGGCTACTCGGTGGTCTACCTGGCCCTGCTATTCGCCGCCATGGTGGCCGATCGGTTCCTGACCGCCTGA
- a CDS encoding MFS transporter — MAHDARAGWRIHALGVIALGALMSITVTSPVIPLYLDHRGLPAAHVGGVIGALSLTLIVTELMALAVSARIGRRAAAVVGLVGSAVMFAWFPLTASLAGLYLTRLLLGAVRGILWPVVWTEVAEAGPPERRPAILAIFWVYFGVGQLLGPAVGGVLGQRLSLTAPFFAAALISVLAAPAAAAVRPIRDGSGRALGSYRALIRGRPGVVRMWALTACSTIAFSVYATFMPLHAAGRGRTEAEIGLIFTAGAMAFIVAQAAVGRLGTRVPENRVLAAAFLARGVGVAITPLLDSFPALLAVNVLSSAVGAAGPHGLSVRVAARTPREHMVAGMGGFNAAADAGFFLGPVAGGVLAGNGVAWAFALAPAVTVAALGVLAVDARTVPRSAPVSGGQEPIGHHGGE, encoded by the coding sequence GTGGCTCACGACGCCCGCGCCGGCTGGCGCATCCATGCCCTGGGCGTGATCGCCCTCGGGGCGCTGATGTCCATCACCGTCACGTCCCCGGTGATCCCCCTGTACCTGGACCACCGCGGCCTGCCTGCGGCCCACGTGGGCGGCGTCATCGGCGCCCTCTCGCTGACCCTCATCGTCACCGAGCTGATGGCGCTGGCGGTCAGCGCCCGGATCGGCCGGCGGGCGGCTGCCGTGGTGGGGCTGGTGGGCAGCGCGGTGATGTTTGCCTGGTTTCCGTTGACGGCCAGCCTGGCCGGCCTGTACCTCACCCGGCTCCTCCTGGGGGCCGTGCGGGGGATCCTGTGGCCCGTGGTCTGGACGGAGGTGGCCGAAGCGGGGCCGCCCGAACGCCGCCCGGCGATTCTGGCCATCTTCTGGGTGTACTTCGGCGTCGGCCAGCTGCTGGGCCCGGCCGTGGGCGGAGTGCTGGGCCAGCGCCTGTCGCTGACCGCCCCCTTCTTTGCCGCCGCCCTGATCTCTGTGCTGGCGGCCCCGGCGGCGGCAGCCGTGCGTCCGATCCGCGACGGGAGCGGGCGGGCGCTGGGGTCCTACCGGGCTCTGATCCGCGGCCGCCCGGGCGTGGTCCGGATGTGGGCCCTGACGGCCTGCAGCACCATCGCCTTTTCCGTCTACGCCACCTTCATGCCCCTCCACGCCGCCGGCCGGGGCCGGACGGAGGCGGAGATCGGCCTGATCTTCACCGCCGGAGCCATGGCGTTCATCGTGGCCCAGGCAGCGGTCGGCCGCCTGGGGACCCGCGTGCCGGAGAACCGGGTCCTGGCTGCCGCCTTTCTCGCCCGAGGCGTGGGCGTGGCCATCACCCCGCTGCTGGACTCGTTTCCCGCGCTGCTGGCGGTGAACGTCCTGTCCAGTGCCGTCGGCGCGGCAGGACCTCACGGCCTGTCGGTGCGGGTCGCCGCCCGCACACCCCGGGAACACATGGTCGCCGGCATGGGAGGATTCAATGCGGCCGCAGATGCGGGGTTCTTCCTGGGCCCGGTGGCGGGCGGGGTGCTGGCCGGAAACGGGGTGGCGTGGGCGTTTGCGCTCGCGCCAGCGGTCACCGTAGCCGCCCTGGGCGTGCTGGCCGTGGACGCCCGGACCGTCCCCCGGAGCGCGCCGGTCTCAGGCGGTCAGGAACCGATCGGCCACCATGGCGGCGAATAG
- the rpoZ gene encoding DNA-directed RNA polymerase subunit omega yields the protein MIKPPLEALLERVGNKYALVIVAAKRARQLKEGALPLVDVESSNPVTVALEEIAAGKIRFEMPKVGVK from the coding sequence GTGATCAAGCCGCCTCTGGAGGCGCTGCTGGAACGCGTCGGCAACAAGTATGCCCTCGTGATCGTGGCCGCCAAGCGGGCGCGCCAGCTGAAGGAAGGCGCCCTCCCGCTGGTGGACGTGGAGTCGTCCAATCCCGTCACCGTGGCCCTGGAGGAGATCGCCGCGGGCAAGATCCGGTTTGAGATGCCCAAGGTGGGAGTCAAGTAA
- a CDS encoding BsuPI-related putative proteinase inhibitor, which yields MDRIRGWVLAGLGAIALAGGPLVVEQVAGALRVEAALPRPAFAPGEPVEVTIAAVNRGEGPLALTFTSGQRFDLIVRRPRGDAVWQWSHDKAFIQVVQTVTLRPGERLSARLTWDQRDFQGHPVDPGPYEAVAVFLGRAGPGREMRLPPLAFVIVER from the coding sequence GTGGACAGAATCCGGGGGTGGGTACTGGCGGGATTGGGGGCGATCGCCCTGGCGGGCGGTCCGCTGGTGGTGGAGCAGGTTGCGGGAGCCCTGCGGGTGGAGGCCGCACTGCCCCGGCCGGCGTTCGCCCCGGGGGAGCCGGTGGAGGTCACCATCGCCGCCGTCAACCGCGGGGAGGGACCCCTGGCACTGACATTCACCAGCGGCCAGCGGTTTGACCTGATCGTGCGCCGGCCCCGGGGCGATGCCGTCTGGCAGTGGTCCCACGACAAGGCGTTCATCCAGGTCGTCCAGACCGTCACCCTGCGGCCCGGGGAGCGGCTGTCGGCGCGCCTGACGTGGGACCAGCGCGACTTCCAGGGCCATCCGGTGGATCCCGGTCCCTACGAAGCGGTGGCGGTCTTCCTGGGCCGGGCGGGTCCCGGGCGGGAGATGCGGTTGCCCCCCCTGGCGTTCGTGATCGTGGAACGCTAG